A region of Streptomyces halobius DNA encodes the following proteins:
- a CDS encoding amino acid adenylation domain-containing protein produces MSSASPIPLTAYQRDIWTASSQVPDLPRFNIGGALRLSGKVDFGVLKECCRRAMRKNDAFHLRFAERGGIPVQWTDIDIPEIEVVDVSGEADPRAACLAWMERSNRRPLALDGGRLFDLALLRESESVGYLYVTAHHIITDGWGMDQFSQQVLSDYAHVMRTGIPLESTPPSFLASAEKEARYRGSSPWQRDRDFHRETFADLSPPLFSARATGGAPDGTRRSARHSFLLDRKLIDRIRERESSVFAFLTAAFATYLSRVHRCEEVVLGVPFLNRHGRAERRTVGQFVNMLPLRVAAQGERSMQDIATQIMASTFATKRHERLALGDLLRTLPSRGTGPRRLYDVTVSYLRLPKPENIPGLSVEKVALAHGHDQDALTVYIREYDDIGDVRVDLDYALDVFDEDFPVEAAARHIETLLKQAVDRAEEPVANLPMLAPEEHEDLVRTRNATDAPYPGDTTLHGLFEEQAARTPDRNAIAAGATHPALTYAELDARANQVARGLRAEGVRPDDRVAVLLERGPELLVALLGVLKAGGAYVPVDPAYPADRIRLLLDDCGAKVVLTAGRDGRGEGGPALQPRAPGVRVLPLDALRQGSGAPLEEAAGPHHLAYVIYTSGSTGKPKGVMVEHHSVVNRLAWMQKRYPVGDADVLLQKTPSSFDVSVWELFWWAVEGARVALLEAGGEREPREILRTIAEQRVTVVHFVPSMFGPFIDLLESDTGLPGSIARLRFVFCSGEALPPALVERFHRVFAAAGAPAPRLVNLYGPTEATVDVSYFDLGPGPDDGCAAGPDRPVQRVPIGRPIDNIRLYVLGRHDEPQPVGVPGELCIAGVGLARGYLGRPELTRSAFVDDPFRPGERMYRTGDLARWLADGTVEYLGRIDEQVKIRGNRVELGEVQSRLAAFPGVRDAVAAARTSASRGVHLVGYYVADEDADPTRLRAHLGTALPEFMIPSHFVRIDRIPLTPNGKADRRALPAPPRAGAMAETAPQGAAEATLAAIWGEVLEVDSVGVHDNYFALGGDSILMLRIRAEAERRGLHFTVGDMLRHPTVAELAAHASMGPSAEVPADPAPESFALVPGVDRARLAAAEDAYPVTRLQLGMLYHSSEHEKSAVYHDVFRYTLELDWDEAAFRQAHARLVARHPVLRSSFDLSGSAQPLQIVHRAADAVGTLGIADLRSRSAEAAAAEVREHIERRRHHRYAFDRPPLCLFRVHILPSGAVDLVFSFHHALLDGWSVANLLRELLQDYLHALGQDMAPVADTPLPSFAAHVRDERRALDSEDTRRYWRDALGSAPPARLETFRPHQAPGDDGFVVRHAALPDRLAAAVRGFAHTHELPVKSLLFAAHCLTLRLLQGSDEVTTGLVTHGRPERAEGERVAGLFLNTMPVRLGGTARTWLDAVREVDRRERESHPHRRYPLSAIQAQGGTDTCLQTAFNYVNFHVLGPLLRTAGVRLAGVEIWEQTNFPLLVNAITDPRNGRLELRIDGDGRIVTASQAELFGRRYIEILRRIVERPDETPDFGFLTEEPGDVVRRFERQALHTPRAVAVALSGERWTYEELDRAADRVARRLLSLGAPPGARIGVAMDRSPETVAVVLGIAKAGAACVPLDVSYPEERIAAMLAQAQPFRVIAHAGHARLVPDASAVLPAESVTAGPDRDPGDGPPHPLPPIPPESVAYVLFTSGSTGRPKSVAMPHRSLANLVTWQNRVPSGAVGGTTLQFAPLGFDVSFQEIFSTLCGGGTLRLVSEEQRRDMPALLRLIDREGVERVFLPYVALQQLAEAAEALDLRPRRLRVLVSSGEQLRVTEEIRRLCGELPGCLLENQYGPTETHVVTSFPMTGDPAAFPDLPPIGRPIDGVEVQVLDARLRLVPEGGKGEIYLGGACLAEGYEGQPELTRERFVPHPLRPDGARLYRTGDLGRVLPGGAVVCLERADAQVKIRGFRVEPGEVELALMKLAEHHPGLREAAVVARRPGGAPAFLAAFLVGDEASVDLGDVRRRLRATLPEYLVPSRFAWLPGLPLTPSGKRDDAALRAIALEPPPPSAGRTPPRDAYERGLAEMLSELLQVPQPGVHDDFFELGGTSLTAMRLVVMIEKRYGAEVPLSAFVEAPTVAALADRLRSGSAAADFDPLVPLRASGTRPPLFFVHPIGGNVLCYVRLAQRLPEDQPCYALQAAGAEPGTEPLRSVPDLARSYLDAVRRVQPSGPYTIGGWSFGGFVAFEMARQLRSSGATVDRLVLLDSITPAGRLQGVAEDQLLEWFLWELLWLERGGDAPAQPLPPGLGEQERFDYILHRAVEAGVLPPGGSTARVRRLFRVFRANWQALLDYRPDTCDQDLTLLRATAPLPKVLEPAHHAVGSAHRDPANGWGTWTSGRIDVVDVPGDHLQLMEEPCIATVARRIREVTR; encoded by the coding sequence ATGAGCTCGGCATCGCCGATTCCGCTGACGGCATATCAGCGGGACATCTGGACGGCGAGTTCTCAGGTGCCGGATCTGCCCCGCTTCAATATCGGCGGGGCCCTGCGGCTTTCCGGTAAGGTTGACTTCGGTGTCCTGAAAGAATGTTGTCGGCGAGCCATGCGGAAGAACGATGCCTTTCATCTGCGTTTCGCGGAACGGGGCGGAATTCCCGTGCAATGGACCGACATCGACATCCCCGAGATCGAGGTCGTCGATGTGTCCGGGGAAGCGGATCCGCGGGCCGCGTGCCTGGCCTGGATGGAGCGCTCGAACCGCCGCCCCCTCGCCCTCGACGGCGGCCGACTGTTCGACTTGGCGCTACTCCGCGAGAGCGAGTCCGTCGGATACCTCTACGTGACGGCGCACCACATCATCACCGACGGCTGGGGCATGGACCAGTTTTCGCAGCAGGTCCTCTCGGACTACGCACACGTCATGCGGACGGGCATCCCCCTGGAGAGCACACCGCCCTCCTTCCTCGCCTCAGCAGAGAAGGAAGCCCGCTACCGCGGATCGTCCCCGTGGCAGCGCGACCGCGACTTCCACCGGGAGACCTTCGCGGACCTCTCTCCTCCGCTCTTTTCGGCCAGGGCAACCGGCGGCGCCCCGGACGGCACCCGGCGCAGCGCCCGCCACAGCTTCCTGCTCGACCGGAAGCTCATCGACCGGATCCGCGAACGGGAGAGCTCCGTCTTCGCATTCCTCACCGCCGCGTTCGCGACCTACCTCTCCCGGGTGCACCGCTGCGAAGAGGTCGTGCTCGGCGTCCCGTTCCTCAACCGCCACGGAAGGGCCGAGCGTCGGACTGTCGGGCAGTTCGTCAACATGCTGCCGCTCCGCGTTGCCGCCCAGGGCGAGCGGTCGATGCAGGACATCGCCACGCAGATCATGGCATCGACGTTCGCCACGAAGCGCCACGAGCGGCTGGCCCTCGGCGACCTGCTCCGCACCCTGCCCTCGCGCGGCACCGGGCCCCGCCGTCTGTACGACGTGACCGTCTCGTATCTGCGGTTGCCCAAGCCCGAGAACATCCCAGGGCTTTCGGTGGAGAAGGTCGCGCTGGCGCACGGCCACGACCAGGACGCGCTGACCGTCTACATCCGGGAGTACGACGACATCGGCGACGTCCGCGTCGACCTCGACTACGCGCTCGACGTCTTCGACGAGGACTTCCCGGTCGAGGCGGCGGCCCGGCACATCGAAACGCTGCTGAAACAGGCGGTGGACCGGGCCGAGGAGCCGGTGGCGAACCTGCCGATGCTCGCCCCCGAGGAGCACGAGGACCTCGTCCGGACGCGGAACGCGACCGACGCCCCGTACCCGGGCGACACGACGCTGCACGGCCTCTTCGAGGAGCAGGCCGCCCGCACACCCGACCGGAACGCCATCGCCGCGGGCGCGACCCACCCGGCGCTGACCTACGCCGAACTCGACGCCCGCGCCAACCAGGTCGCCCGAGGGCTGCGCGCCGAAGGGGTGCGGCCCGACGACCGGGTGGCCGTGCTGCTGGAGCGCGGCCCCGAGCTGCTGGTAGCGCTGCTCGGCGTGCTCAAGGCGGGCGGCGCGTACGTGCCCGTCGACCCGGCCTACCCCGCGGACCGCATCCGCTTGCTGCTGGACGACTGCGGCGCCAAGGTCGTCCTGACCGCCGGCCGGGACGGCCGCGGCGAAGGCGGTCCGGCGCTCCAGCCCCGGGCCCCGGGGGTCCGCGTGCTCCCCCTGGACGCACTCCGGCAGGGTTCGGGCGCCCCGCTCGAAGAGGCCGCGGGACCGCACCACCTCGCCTATGTCATCTACACCTCGGGCTCTACCGGAAAGCCCAAGGGCGTGATGGTCGAGCACCACTCGGTGGTCAACCGCCTGGCCTGGATGCAAAAGCGCTATCCCGTCGGCGACGCCGACGTGCTGCTGCAGAAGACGCCCAGCTCGTTCGACGTCTCCGTATGGGAGCTGTTCTGGTGGGCCGTCGAGGGAGCCCGCGTGGCGCTGCTTGAGGCGGGCGGCGAGAGGGAGCCGCGGGAGATCCTGCGCACGATCGCCGAACAGCGGGTCACCGTGGTGCACTTCGTGCCGTCGATGTTCGGGCCGTTCATCGACCTGCTGGAGAGCGACACCGGCCTGCCGGGCAGCATCGCGCGTCTGCGCTTCGTCTTCTGCAGCGGCGAGGCCCTGCCGCCCGCCCTCGTCGAGCGGTTCCACCGGGTGTTCGCCGCGGCCGGTGCACCGGCCCCGCGGCTGGTCAACCTCTACGGCCCGACCGAGGCCACCGTCGACGTCTCGTACTTCGACCTCGGCCCGGGCCCCGACGACGGCTGCGCGGCCGGACCCGACCGGCCCGTCCAGCGGGTGCCCATCGGGCGGCCGATCGACAACATCCGCCTCTACGTGCTCGGCCGGCACGACGAGCCCCAGCCCGTCGGCGTGCCCGGCGAGCTGTGCATCGCGGGCGTCGGCCTGGCCCGCGGATACCTCGGCCGCCCCGAGCTGACCCGCTCGGCGTTCGTGGACGATCCGTTCCGGCCGGGCGAGCGCATGTACCGCACGGGCGACCTCGCCCGATGGCTGGCGGACGGCACCGTGGAGTACCTCGGGCGGATCGACGAGCAGGTGAAGATCCGCGGCAACCGCGTGGAGCTCGGCGAGGTGCAGAGCCGGCTGGCCGCCTTCCCCGGGGTGCGGGACGCGGTGGCGGCCGCCCGGACGTCCGCCTCCCGCGGGGTACACCTCGTCGGCTACTACGTCGCCGACGAGGACGCCGACCCGACGCGGCTGCGCGCCCACCTCGGCACCGCGCTGCCGGAGTTCATGATCCCGTCGCACTTCGTACGGATCGACCGGATCCCGCTGACGCCGAACGGCAAGGCCGACCGGCGGGCGCTGCCCGCTCCGCCGCGCGCCGGCGCCATGGCCGAGACCGCACCCCAGGGCGCGGCCGAGGCGACCCTCGCCGCCATCTGGGGGGAGGTGCTGGAGGTGGACTCCGTGGGAGTCCACGACAACTACTTCGCGCTCGGCGGGGACTCGATCCTGATGCTCAGGATCCGCGCGGAGGCGGAGAGGCGCGGACTGCACTTCACGGTCGGCGACATGCTCCGTCACCCCACTGTCGCGGAGCTGGCCGCGCACGCGTCCATGGGCCCGTCCGCCGAGGTGCCCGCGGACCCCGCGCCGGAGTCCTTCGCCCTCGTGCCGGGCGTGGACCGGGCCCGCCTGGCGGCGGCCGAGGACGCGTATCCGGTCACCCGGCTCCAGCTCGGGATGCTCTACCACAGCAGCGAGCACGAGAAGTCGGCCGTCTATCACGACGTCTTCCGGTACACCCTCGAACTGGACTGGGACGAGGCCGCGTTCCGGCAGGCCCACGCACGGCTGGTGGCCCGTCACCCGGTCCTGCGCTCCTCGTTCGACCTGTCCGGCTCCGCACAGCCACTGCAGATCGTGCATCGCGCGGCCGACGCCGTCGGGACCCTCGGCATCGCCGATCTGCGCTCCCGCTCCGCCGAGGCGGCCGCGGCCGAGGTGCGGGAGCACATCGAGCGGCGGCGCCACCACCGCTACGCCTTCGACCGGCCCCCGCTGTGCCTCTTCCGCGTGCACATCCTGCCGTCCGGAGCCGTGGACCTGGTCTTCAGCTTCCACCACGCGCTCCTGGACGGATGGAGCGTGGCGAACCTGCTCCGCGAGCTGCTCCAGGACTACCTGCACGCCCTCGGCCAGGACATGGCACCGGTAGCCGACACGCCCCTGCCCTCGTTCGCGGCCCATGTGCGCGACGAGCGACGGGCACTGGACTCCGAGGACACCCGGCGGTACTGGCGCGACGCGCTCGGCTCCGCCCCGCCCGCGCGCCTGGAGACCTTCCGGCCGCACCAGGCTCCCGGCGACGACGGTTTCGTCGTACGGCACGCAGCGCTGCCCGACCGGCTCGCGGCGGCGGTCCGCGGCTTCGCGCACACCCACGAACTGCCGGTGAAGTCCCTGCTGTTCGCGGCGCACTGCCTGACGCTCCGGCTGCTCCAGGGCTCGGACGAGGTCACCACCGGCCTGGTCACGCACGGCCGCCCGGAGCGGGCCGAAGGGGAACGGGTGGCCGGGCTGTTCCTCAACACGATGCCGGTGCGGCTCGGCGGCACGGCCCGGACGTGGCTCGACGCCGTGCGCGAGGTGGACCGCAGGGAGCGGGAGAGCCACCCGCACCGGCGCTATCCGCTCAGCGCGATCCAGGCGCAGGGCGGGACCGACACCTGCCTGCAGACCGCGTTCAACTACGTCAACTTCCATGTCCTCGGCCCGCTTCTGCGCACCGCGGGTGTGCGCCTGGCGGGCGTCGAGATCTGGGAGCAGACGAACTTCCCGCTCCTGGTGAACGCGATCACCGACCCCCGGAACGGGCGCCTGGAGCTGCGGATCGACGGTGACGGCCGCATCGTCACCGCGTCCCAGGCCGAGCTGTTCGGCCGCCGCTACATCGAGATCCTGCGGCGGATCGTTGAACGCCCGGACGAGACGCCCGACTTCGGCTTCCTCACCGAGGAGCCCGGCGATGTGGTGCGCCGGTTCGAGCGCCAGGCGCTGCACACGCCGCGGGCGGTCGCCGTCGCGCTGTCCGGCGAGCGGTGGACGTACGAGGAGCTGGACCGGGCCGCCGACCGGGTGGCGCGCCGGCTGCTCAGCCTCGGCGCACCGCCCGGGGCCCGTATCGGGGTCGCCATGGACCGCTCCCCGGAGACGGTCGCCGTGGTGCTGGGCATCGCGAAGGCGGGCGCCGCCTGCGTTCCGCTGGACGTCAGCTACCCCGAGGAGCGGATCGCCGCCATGCTCGCGCAGGCGCAGCCGTTTCGCGTCATCGCGCACGCCGGCCACGCCCGCCTGGTCCCGGACGCGTCGGCCGTGCTGCCCGCCGAGTCGGTCACCGCCGGCCCGGACCGCGACCCGGGCGACGGCCCGCCGCACCCGCTGCCGCCCATCCCGCCGGAGAGCGTCGCGTACGTGCTGTTCACCTCCGGCTCGACGGGCCGGCCGAAGAGCGTGGCGATGCCGCACCGGTCCCTGGCCAACCTCGTGACATGGCAGAACCGGGTGCCGAGCGGCGCCGTCGGCGGGACCACGCTCCAGTTCGCCCCGCTCGGCTTCGACGTCTCCTTCCAGGAGATCTTCTCCACACTGTGCGGCGGCGGCACCCTCCGGCTGGTGTCCGAGGAACAGCGCCGCGACATGCCCGCGCTGCTGCGTCTGATCGACCGGGAGGGGGTGGAGCGGGTCTTCCTGCCCTACGTCGCCCTGCAGCAACTCGCCGAGGCCGCCGAGGCGCTGGACCTGCGTCCGCGCCGCCTCCGGGTGCTGGTCTCCTCCGGCGAGCAGCTGCGGGTGACCGAGGAGATCCGCCGGCTGTGCGGCGAGCTGCCCGGCTGCCTCCTGGAGAACCAGTACGGCCCGACGGAGACCCACGTGGTGACCAGCTTCCCGATGACCGGGGACCCGGCGGCCTTCCCGGACCTCCCGCCGATCGGCCGGCCCATCGACGGGGTCGAGGTACAGGTGCTCGACGCCCGGCTGCGCCTGGTGCCCGAGGGCGGGAAGGGGGAGATCTACCTCGGCGGGGCCTGCCTGGCCGAGGGCTACGAGGGACAGCCCGAGCTGACCCGGGAGCGCTTCGTCCCCCATCCCCTGCGTCCGGACGGCGCCCGGCTGTACCGCACCGGCGACCTCGGCCGGGTCCTGCCCGGCGGCGCCGTCGTCTGTCTGGAGCGCGCGGACGCGCAGGTGAAAATCCGTGGCTTCCGCGTCGAGCCCGGTGAGGTGGAGCTTGCCCTCATGAAGCTCGCCGAGCACCATCCGGGGCTGCGCGAGGCCGCGGTCGTGGCCCGTCGGCCGGGGGGCGCCCCTGCGTTCCTCGCCGCGTTCCTGGTCGGTGACGAGGCGTCGGTCGATCTCGGCGACGTCCGACGGCGGCTGCGCGCCACGCTGCCCGAGTACCTGGTGCCCTCGCGGTTCGCCTGGCTGCCGGGACTGCCGCTCACCCCGAGCGGCAAGCGGGACGACGCGGCGCTGCGCGCGATAGCCCTGGAGCCGCCGCCGCCGTCCGCCGGGCGCACCCCGCCGCGCGACGCGTACGAGCGCGGCCTGGCCGAGATGCTGTCCGAGCTGCTGCAGGTGCCGCAGCCGGGCGTGCACGACGACTTCTTCGAACTCGGCGGGACGTCGCTGACCGCGATGCGGCTCGTCGTGATGATCGAGAAGCGGTACGGGGCGGAAGTCCCGCTGTCCGCCTTCGTCGAAGCGCCGACGGTCGCCGCGCTCGCCGACCGGCTGCGCTCCGGGAGCGCCGCGGCGGACTTCGACCCCCTGGTGCCGCTGCGCGCCTCCGGCACCCGTCCGCCCCTGTTCTTCGTCCATCCCATCGGCGGCAACGTGCTGTGCTACGTCCGCTTGGCCCAGCGCCTCCCCGAGGACCAGCCCTGCTACGCGCTCCAGGCGGCGGGGGCCGAGCCGGGCACGGAGCCGCTGCGCAGCGTCCCGGACCTCGCCCGCAGCTATCTCGACGCGGTCCGGCGGGTGCAGCCCAGCGGCCCGTACACGATCGGCGGCTGGTCGTTCGGCGGCTTCGTGGCCTTCGAGATGGCGCGGCAGCTGCGGTCCTCCGGTGCGACCGTCGACCGCCTCGTGCTGCTCGACTCGATCACCCCTGCGGGAAGGCTCCAGGGCGTGGCCGAGGACCAGCTGCTCGAATGGTTCCTATGGGAGCTGCTCTGGCTGGAACGCGGTGGCGACGCCCCGGCGCAGCCCCTCCCACCGGGCCTCGGCGAGCAGGAGCGGTTCGACTACATCCTGCACCGCGCGGTGGAGGCGGGTGTCCTGCCCCCCGGTGGTTCGACCGCCCGGGTGCGCCGCCTCTTCCGGGTCTTCCGGGCGAACTGGCAGGCGCTGCTCGACTACCGCCCGGACACCTGTGACCAGGACCTCACCCTGCTGCGCGCGACGGCGCCGCTGCCGAAGGTGCTGGAGCCGGCGCACCACGCGGTCGGCAGCGCGCACCGCGACCCGGCGAACGGCTGGGGGACGTGGACCAGCGGCCGGATCGATGTCGTCGACGTCCCCGGCGACCACCTCCAGCTCATGGAGGAGCCCTGCATCGCCACCGTCGCGCGGCGCATCCGCGAGGTGACCAGGTGA
- a CDS encoding helix-turn-helix transcriptional regulator produces MKLVDRVDQLAELEDLARCAREGASGVVLIGGSPGLGKTALLDTWTTRERFRGTRVLTARCSVAERELPFGAVRQLFEGTPGAAHIPAPGAAPAPPALFEVFDALYRTIRALCAEHAVLIAVDDLELCDRQSLQWLGYLTRRLGRIRALLAATATCTADTAATPAPGHRFVPELLDHPRCRHVELPALTTRGVEWLLRQGLGPPLGDDGLPDACWAATGGNPWLVHELLSTLRSRRTGVGGRLPEDLDGLVRQLRVRMTHARIHREPTEATALARVAAVLGDGADPHLVAAVSGLDERAATAAVQDLERIGVLRSGSPGIAFTDAALRAALESEVATAERSALRVRAARLSHDAGAGNEQVAGHLLHAAGQLAEPWVVPALRAAAGDALRRRAPEDATVYLRHALRQPVSGTEREHLLTELGRVLLYRDPAVACRYLSEAMTTIEDPGRRSRAAALLSTAHLLRGRPDTAVDVLTDGFDAATPAWQELAVRLRVQCMLARVTGVPHRAPATVVSTADTLTGETAAGRTASDGAWRLGIQALDAMLTGCSATRTRALATEAFRSGLVAREGCSELAFFVALSLVCTDDLTDAVRAFSEIGAGAERAGARILLALAALGRSMVHQRRGDIREALATGATAVDEFFELPPNCFRGGAAAHLITVLLDDGRLDEAGALARRTTGYGDDGDVDGWERAVVSLAVGRLRAASGDIQGSLAQVLDCGRRLDRHGLSNPALLTWRSDAAVLHATLGERERARHLAGEELRLAERWGTPRVAGRALWALGVATGGEEGRRMLATAVTRQEEAGARLELIRTLIDYGVAESATGDLRQGRAHLRRAVDLAHRCGAARLVERASAELAKTGARPRSSGGDRWSSLTPGELRVARLAASGARNREIAARLHVTVRAVERHLTSAYRKLGVAGRTELGELFSRG; encoded by the coding sequence GTGAAACTGGTCGATCGCGTCGATCAGCTCGCTGAGCTGGAAGACCTGGCACGCTGCGCGCGGGAGGGAGCGAGCGGCGTCGTTCTCATCGGGGGTTCACCCGGTCTGGGAAAGACGGCTCTGCTCGACACGTGGACCACGCGGGAACGTTTCCGTGGTACGCGGGTCCTGACGGCACGCTGCTCCGTCGCGGAACGGGAACTGCCCTTCGGCGCGGTGCGTCAGCTCTTCGAGGGCACGCCGGGAGCCGCGCACATCCCCGCGCCCGGGGCCGCCCCGGCGCCGCCCGCGCTGTTCGAGGTCTTCGACGCCCTGTACCGGACGATCCGGGCGCTGTGCGCGGAGCATGCGGTGCTGATCGCCGTGGACGACCTCGAACTCTGCGACCGGCAGTCCCTCCAGTGGTTGGGCTATCTCACGCGGCGGCTGGGCCGCATACGTGCCCTGCTCGCGGCCACCGCCACCTGCACCGCGGACACGGCGGCCACGCCCGCCCCCGGCCACCGGTTCGTCCCGGAGCTGCTGGACCATCCCCGGTGCCGTCACGTGGAGCTGCCCGCCCTGACGACACGCGGCGTCGAGTGGCTGCTCCGGCAGGGCCTCGGGCCACCCCTCGGAGACGACGGCCTCCCCGACGCCTGCTGGGCCGCGACCGGCGGCAATCCATGGCTGGTGCATGAGCTGCTGAGTACGCTGCGCAGCCGGCGGACCGGCGTCGGCGGCCGCTTGCCGGAGGACCTGGACGGGCTGGTACGGCAGTTACGGGTGCGGATGACACACGCCCGGATCCACCGGGAGCCGACGGAGGCCACGGCGCTCGCCCGGGTGGCGGCCGTCCTCGGGGACGGCGCCGACCCGCACCTCGTCGCCGCCGTGTCCGGGCTCGACGAGCGGGCCGCGACCGCAGCGGTCCAGGACCTGGAGCGCATCGGTGTGCTGCGGTCCGGCTCACCCGGCATCGCCTTCACCGACGCGGCCTTACGGGCAGCGCTGGAGAGCGAGGTCGCCACGGCCGAACGGTCCGCGCTGCGGGTCCGCGCCGCCCGGCTGAGCCATGACGCCGGGGCAGGCAACGAACAGGTGGCCGGGCATCTGCTGCACGCCGCGGGGCAGCTGGCCGAGCCGTGGGTGGTCCCCGCCCTGCGTGCCGCCGCGGGTGACGCGCTCCGCCGCCGCGCTCCGGAGGACGCCACCGTCTATCTGCGCCACGCGCTGCGTCAGCCGGTGTCCGGGACGGAGCGCGAGCATCTGCTCACCGAACTCGGTCGCGTACTGCTCTACCGGGACCCGGCTGTCGCCTGCCGGTATCTCAGCGAGGCCATGACCACCATTGAGGACCCGGGCCGGCGGAGCCGGGCGGCCGCTCTTCTGTCCACCGCTCATCTGCTGCGCGGACGGCCGGACACGGCCGTCGACGTCCTCACCGACGGATTCGACGCCGCGACGCCCGCATGGCAGGAGCTCGCGGTACGGCTGCGGGTCCAGTGCATGCTGGCCAGGGTGACCGGAGTACCGCACCGGGCGCCGGCCACGGTGGTCTCCACGGCGGACACCCTCACCGGCGAGACCGCCGCAGGGCGTACGGCGAGCGACGGGGCATGGCGGCTGGGTATCCAGGCTCTGGACGCCATGCTGACCGGGTGCTCGGCCACACGTACCCGGGCGCTGGCCACCGAAGCGTTCCGGTCCGGGCTCGTGGCCCGCGAGGGCTGTTCGGAACTGGCCTTCTTCGTGGCTCTGAGCCTGGTGTGCACCGACGATCTGACCGACGCGGTACGGGCTTTCAGCGAGATCGGGGCCGGTGCGGAGCGGGCCGGCGCACGCATCCTGCTGGCACTGGCCGCACTCGGCCGTTCCATGGTGCACCAGCGCCGGGGCGATATCCGGGAGGCCCTGGCGACGGGGGCCACGGCCGTGGACGAGTTCTTCGAACTGCCGCCCAATTGCTTCCGTGGCGGTGCGGCCGCCCACCTGATCACGGTGCTGCTGGACGACGGCCGGCTCGACGAGGCGGGCGCTCTCGCTCGCCGGACGACCGGGTACGGCGACGACGGCGACGTGGACGGCTGGGAGCGCGCCGTGGTCAGCCTGGCCGTCGGTCGGCTGCGGGCGGCGTCCGGGGACATCCAGGGATCGCTCGCTCAAGTGCTGGACTGCGGACGCCGGCTGGACCGGCACGGGCTGTCGAACCCGGCGCTGCTGACGTGGCGGTCCGACGCGGCGGTTCTGCACGCCACGCTGGGCGAGCGGGAGCGGGCCCGCCACCTGGCCGGCGAGGAGCTTCGGCTCGCCGAGCGCTGGGGGACCCCGCGGGTGGCCGGACGGGCGCTGTGGGCGCTGGGCGTCGCGACCGGTGGCGAGGAGGGCCGGCGCATGCTGGCGACCGCGGTGACACGCCAGGAGGAAGCGGGCGCCCGGCTCGAACTGATCCGGACGCTGATCGACTACGGAGTGGCCGAGTCGGCCACCGGTGACCTCCGCCAGGGAAGGGCACACCTGCGCCGCGCGGTGGATCTGGCGCACCGGTGCGGGGCGGCCAGGCTGGTCGAGCGGGCGTCCGCCGAGCTGGCCAAGACCGGGGCGCGGCCGCGCAGTTCGGGAGGCGACCGCTGGTCCTCTCTCACGCCCGGCGAGCTGCGGGTGGCCCGCCTGGCCGCCTCCGGCGCCCGCAACCGGGAGATCGCGGCGCGGCTGCACGTCACCGTGCGCGCCGTGGAGCGCCATCTGACCAGCGCGTACCGCAAGCTCGGCGTCGCCGGGCGGACGGAGCTCGGAGAGCTCTTCAGCCGCGGGTGA